In Mytilus edulis unplaced genomic scaffold, xbMytEdul2.2 SCAFFOLD_771, whole genome shotgun sequence, one DNA window encodes the following:
- the LOC139504741 gene encoding uncharacterized protein — protein MVRWSQMQRHVNKENVNENAFHCETLLLIDQFFLFLCRVRQGLSEQDLAVRFNISQSSVSRILITWANYLYCMLGSLPLWSSRAAIDESMPQSFKDTYPKTRVILDCTEIRVQTPSSKVLNSETYSSYKSHTTFKSLVGITPNGAISFVSSLYTGSISDKAITEKSGILYLLEPGDEVMADKGFLINDLLKTKQASLVIPPFLGQKGKFSKDEVEKTHEIARLRIHVERAIRRIKEYHLFDKVIPLNMASSINQIWTVCAILTNFRGPLF, from the coding sequence ATGGTTAGATGGTCTCAAATGCAGAGACATGTGAATAAGGAAAATGTCAATGAAAATGCATTCCACTGTGAAACACTGCTTTTAATTGATCAGTTTTTCTTGTTCTTGTGTAGAGTGAGACAAGGTTTATCAGAACAAGACCTTGCAGTAAGATTTAACATTTCACAAAGTTCTGTTAGCAGGATTTTAATAACTTGGGCAAACTATCTGTATTGCATGCTTGGTAGTTTACCATTGTGGTCCTCCAGAGCTGCCATAGATGAAAGCATGCCACAGTCATTTAAAGACACATATCCGAAAACTAGAGTTATTCTGGACTGTACAGAGATAAGGGTACAGACTCCAAGTTCCAAGGTTTTGAACTCTGAAACGTACTCAAGTTACAAAAGTCATACGACTTTTAAATCTTTGGTTGGAATAACTCCCAATGGAGCCATATCTTTTGTAAGCTCTCTGTACACAGGTTCAATTTCTGATAAGGCCATTACTGAAAAGTCAGGGATATTATACTTGTTAGAGCCAGGTGACGAAGTTATGGCTGACAAGGGTTTTTTGATAAATGACCTGCTTAAGACCAAACAAGCAAGTTTGGTAATACCCCCTTTTTTAGGGCAAAAGGGTAAATTCTCAAAAGATGAAGTTGAGAAGACTCATGAAATTGCACGATTGAGGATACATGTTGAAAGAGCAATACGGAGAATCAAAGAATACCATCTATTTGATAAGGTTATACCCTTGAATATGGCCTCTTCAATCAATCAGATATGGACAGTTTGTGCTATACTGACAAATTTCAGAGGCCCATTATTTTAA